A single region of the Acidobacteriota bacterium genome encodes:
- a CDS encoding M48 family metalloprotease, which translates to MKPSPRATAHASARSRATWPLVCLLLLVAAAAMAACATNPVSGSRELVFMSERQEIETGREADAIIRTEMGVYDDPALQQYVEEVAHSLAGVSHRPELPWTFTVVDSPVVNAFALPGGFIYLTRGLMAYLNDEAELAGVLGHEIGHVTARHAVQAYSRAAGAQVGLILGQIFVPGMRPQYGRPDMTGAAAQGLGVLFLRFGRDDERQADRLGAEYAAASGWHPRGVAGMLTTLGRIADTTDRRGTPNWLATHPDPLDRVAGVTGTVDSLLADTPDPAALRVAREDYLRRIDGLMFGDNPEQGIVRGSEFLHPEMRFAFSFPPGWEVQNSPEVVVAREPGQDRYMLLQLADDTGRGLPEIADAEMTSAGFRQVQGGRTDINGLDAYLGTWTQNIRGMGETVARVACVRSGGLIYLFGAFVPVSDFDRVEREVHASIRSFRELTVAEADAIRPNRIAIHTVREGETWQSIAQRVGEEIVTAPTLAIMNGFPVNEQPLPGDIIKIVTPG; encoded by the coding sequence GTGAAACCCTCACCACGGGCGACCGCGCATGCCTCCGCCCGATCGCGCGCCACCTGGCCGCTCGTCTGCCTGCTCTTGCTTGTTGCCGCCGCGGCGATGGCGGCGTGCGCGACGAATCCGGTCAGCGGCAGCCGCGAGCTGGTTTTCATGAGCGAACGGCAGGAGATCGAAACGGGTCGCGAAGCGGACGCCATCATCCGGACCGAGATGGGCGTCTACGACGATCCGGCTCTGCAGCAGTACGTCGAGGAAGTGGCTCATTCCCTCGCCGGCGTGTCCCACCGGCCGGAGTTGCCCTGGACGTTCACGGTGGTCGACTCGCCGGTCGTCAACGCGTTCGCGCTCCCGGGCGGTTTCATCTACCTCACCCGCGGGCTGATGGCCTACCTGAACGACGAGGCGGAGCTTGCCGGCGTCCTCGGCCACGAGATCGGCCATGTGACCGCGCGCCACGCCGTGCAGGCCTACAGCCGCGCCGCCGGCGCGCAGGTGGGGCTGATTCTGGGCCAGATCTTCGTTCCGGGAATGCGTCCCCAGTACGGCCGGCCCGACATGACCGGCGCCGCGGCGCAGGGCCTCGGCGTGTTGTTCCTGAGGTTCGGCCGGGACGACGAGCGGCAGGCGGATCGGCTGGGGGCCGAGTACGCGGCGGCCTCGGGCTGGCATCCGCGCGGGGTCGCGGGGATGCTGACGACGCTGGGACGAATCGCGGATACGACCGACCGGCGCGGTACGCCGAACTGGCTCGCCACCCACCCCGACCCGCTGGACCGCGTGGCCGGCGTGACCGGTACGGTCGACAGCCTTCTCGCCGACACACCCGACCCGGCCGCGCTGCGCGTGGCGCGTGAGGATTACCTGCGGCGCATCGACGGACTGATGTTCGGCGACAACCCGGAGCAGGGGATCGTCCGGGGCAGCGAGTTCCTTCACCCGGAGATGCGTTTCGCGTTCTCCTTTCCCCCGGGCTGGGAGGTGCAGAACAGCCCCGAGGTGGTGGTGGCGCGGGAACCGGGCCAGGACCGCTACATGCTGCTGCAACTGGCGGATGACACCGGACGCGGACTGCCCGAAATCGCCGACGCGGAGATGACGTCGGCCGGATTTCGCCAGGTGCAGGGCGGGCGCACCGACATCAACGGACTCGATGCCTATCTGGGCACCTGGACGCAAAACATCCGGGGCATGGGGGAAACCGTGGCGCGGGTCGCCTGCGTCCGGTCAGGCGGGTTGATCTACCTGTTCGGCGCGTTCGTGCCCGTGAGCGATTTCGACCGGGTGGAGCGTGAGGTTCACGCCAGCATCCGGTCGTTCCGGGAACTGACGGTGGCCGAGGCAGACGCGATCCGCCCGAACCGAATCGCCATCCATACCGTGCGCGAAGGCGAGACCTGGCAGAGCATCGCGCAACGCGTCGGCGAGGAAATCGTCACGGCGCCCACCCTGGCCATCATGAACGGTTTCCCGGTGAACGAGCAGCCGCTGCCGGGCGACATCATCAAGATCGTGACGCCGGGCTAG
- a CDS encoding NlpC/P60 family protein, whose translation MRGYASAGAVCLMLLGAACASGRGPAPAPFPRPGMPPSWAPAPVVTDPGNAGRIITTALALQGSRYVAGGAAPGGFDCSGFTRYVFGRHGVTLPRTAAEQYREGQAIARDDLQPGDLVFFATTGGGASHVGLAIGDGQFVHAPNQRSAVRIDALDTRYWSQHFLGVRRYAAGS comes from the coding sequence ATGCGGGGATACGCCAGCGCGGGAGCAGTCTGCCTGATGCTGCTGGGCGCGGCCTGCGCCTCGGGCCGGGGTCCTGCTCCCGCTCCGTTCCCCCGTCCTGGGATGCCGCCGAGCTGGGCGCCGGCGCCGGTTGTGACGGATCCCGGCAACGCGGGCCGGATCATCACGACGGCGCTTGCCCTGCAAGGCTCGCGCTATGTCGCGGGAGGCGCGGCGCCGGGGGGCTTCGACTGCAGTGGCTTTACCCGCTATGTCTTCGGACGGCATGGCGTGACCCTGCCACGGACCGCCGCCGAACAGTACCGCGAGGGACAGGCGATCGCTCGGGATGATCTGCAGCCGGGCGACCTCGTCTTCTTCGCGACGACCGGAGGGGGGGCGTCTCACGTCGGTCTGGCGATCGGCGACGGGCAGTTCGTCCATGCCCCGAACCAGCGAAGCGCCGTCCGCATCGACGCGCTCGACACGCGCTACTGGAGCCAGCACTTCCTCGGGGTGCGCCGCTACGCCGCCGGCTCCTGA
- a CDS encoding HNH endonuclease gives MLCQGKVEVVSEYDREIRSVSVTFRLPSVIRLLRYITMKRRLDEVPFSRANIYARDDHACQYCGKEFPVGDLTFDHVVPVSQGGRKSWENIVTSCIRCNRRKGGRTPAQAGMRVIRTPKRPTRSPTVRLTFGLRDAPESWRDYLYWNVELDET, from the coding sequence ATGCTCTGTCAGGGCAAGGTGGAGGTGGTCTCCGAGTACGACCGGGAGATCCGCTCGGTCTCGGTTACCTTCCGACTCCCGTCGGTCATCCGTCTGCTGCGCTACATCACGATGAAGCGGCGGCTCGATGAAGTGCCGTTCTCACGGGCGAACATCTACGCGCGCGACGATCACGCCTGCCAGTACTGCGGGAAGGAGTTCCCGGTCGGAGACCTGACCTTCGACCATGTGGTGCCGGTCTCCCAGGGAGGCCGCAAGAGCTGGGAGAACATCGTTACCTCCTGCATCCGATGCAACCGGAGGAAGGGCGGCCGGACGCCCGCCCAGGCCGGGATGCGCGTGATCCGCACACCCAAGCGGCCGACCCGGTCGCCGACTGTGCGGCTGACGTTCGGCCTCCGCGACGCACCCGAGAGCTGGCGCGACTATCTCTACTGGAACGTCGAGCTCGACGAGACCTGA
- a CDS encoding PQQ-dependent sugar dehydrogenase: MSVISVRLGAAAVALLTAAAATGQTTNDPFRDPIPATDGVITIGVEEFASLPFVDGEAARMMRLVDEPATGRLFVNDMRGLVYTVSYDGGTVTRYLDLTDPRWGLAVEASRRERGFQSFALHPQFGVSGAPGYGRLYTYTDTSNTAPPADFVPNGGSDAQDTILLEWTATDPAAAVYDGGPPRELLRMEQPFRNHNGGQLGFNPLAAPGDPDFGLLYVGSADGGSGGDPLDVAQDLGSILGKILRIDPLGTNSTNGQYGIPADNPFASDGDPATLAEIYAYGVRNPQRFAWDERNGNLFMADIGQNIVEEVSLVPRGGNLGWNDWEGSFRFISRQEVSLVDPRGEAGLSYPVVEYGQLDPLFQRSSMATGLVVYRDDALPQLANLVLFGDGPSGEVFYFSADHLPEGGQDAMRRVLLRHGSGTKTLLQVIQEKNVSQGRDPAARADVRIDPGPDGQVFLLNKHDGVIRRLVP, translated from the coding sequence GTGTCCGTCATCAGCGTGCGTCTCGGCGCCGCGGCGGTGGCGTTGCTGACGGCGGCGGCGGCCACCGGCCAGACCACCAACGATCCGTTCCGGGACCCGATTCCTGCCACCGACGGCGTCATCACGATCGGCGTCGAGGAGTTCGCCTCGTTGCCGTTCGTCGACGGCGAGGCGGCGCGGATGATGCGGCTGGTGGACGAACCGGCGACGGGGCGCCTGTTCGTGAACGACATGCGCGGCCTCGTCTACACCGTCAGCTACGACGGCGGGACGGTGACGCGGTATCTCGATCTGACGGATCCGCGTTGGGGGCTCGCCGTCGAGGCGTCCCGCCGGGAGCGCGGGTTCCAGAGCTTCGCGCTCCATCCGCAGTTCGGCGTGTCCGGCGCGCCGGGGTACGGAAGGCTCTACACTTACACCGATACGAGCAACACGGCGCCGCCGGCGGATTTCGTGCCGAACGGGGGCTCCGACGCCCAGGACACGATCCTGCTGGAGTGGACCGCCACTGATCCCGCGGCGGCGGTCTACGATGGCGGCCCGCCCCGCGAGTTGCTGCGGATGGAGCAGCCGTTCCGCAATCACAACGGCGGGCAGCTCGGTTTCAATCCGCTCGCGGCGCCCGGCGACCCGGACTTCGGCCTTCTCTACGTCGGATCGGCGGACGGCGGCAGCGGCGGCGATCCTCTCGACGTCGCGCAGGACCTCGGCTCGATCCTCGGCAAGATCCTGCGCATCGACCCGTTGGGAACGAACAGCACGAACGGGCAGTACGGGATCCCCGCCGACAATCCGTTCGCGAGCGACGGCGACCCCGCCACCCTCGCCGAGATCTACGCCTACGGCGTGCGCAATCCGCAACGCTTCGCCTGGGACGAGCGGAACGGCAATCTGTTCATGGCCGACATCGGCCAGAACATCGTCGAGGAGGTCAGTCTCGTGCCGCGGGGCGGAAACCTGGGCTGGAACGACTGGGAGGGGAGCTTCCGGTTCATCAGCCGCCAGGAGGTCAGCCTCGTCGATCCACGGGGCGAGGCCGGCCTGTCGTACCCGGTAGTGGAGTACGGCCAGCTCGATCCGCTTTTTCAGCGCAGCTCGATGGCCACCGGCCTCGTCGTCTACCGGGACGACGCCCTGCCGCAGCTTGCAAACCTCGTACTCTTCGGAGACGGTCCGAGCGGCGAGGTCTTCTACTTTTCAGCGGACCATCTGCCCGAGGGTGGCCAGGACGCGATGCGCCGCGTCCTGCTCCGTCACGGGTCCGGGACGAAGACGCTGCTGCAGGTGATTCAGGAGAAGAACGTCAGTCAGGGCCGGGATCCGGCAGCCCGGGCCGACGTGCGCATCGACCCCGGACCGGACGGACAGGTTTTCCTGTTGAACAAGCACGACGGCGTCATCCGCCGGCTGGTGCCTTAG